One part of the Alphaproteobacteria bacterium genome encodes these proteins:
- a CDS encoding DNA methyltransferase, with the protein MDSLPEKSVDMIFADPPYNLQFYGDLFRPDQTYVKGVSEDWDKFDSNQAYDEFTKKWMSAARRILKDDGTIWVIGSYHNIFRCGAILQDLGFWVLNDVIWLKTNPMPNFKGTRFTNAHETMIWASKSKASKYTFNYDSMKIINDDSQMRSDWVLPICAGAERVKNQAGKTAHPTQKPESLLYRIIMASTNPGDIILDPFFGTGTSGAVAKKLGRNFIGIDQEKAYVELATARIESVEPIKEEELLRQPLKRKEPKVPFGILLEEGLLKPGITLYSNKRKHSGKLFADGSLLVECENGKLRSSIHKTGAFIHGKTSCNGWTYWYYEENGRLYPIDKLRQKIRDRLNEEIKD; encoded by the coding sequence ATGGATTCTTTACCAGAAAAATCTGTAGATATGATTTTTGCAGATCCTCCATATAATCTGCAATTCTATGGAGATTTATTTCGTCCAGATCAAACTTATGTAAAAGGAGTATCTGAAGACTGGGATAAATTTGATTCAAATCAGGCATATGATGAATTTACAAAAAAATGGATGTCTGCTGCAAGAAGAATACTTAAGGATGACGGAACTATTTGGGTTATTGGCTCTTACCACAACATCTTTAGATGTGGAGCAATATTGCAAGATTTAGGATTTTGGGTTTTAAATGATGTTATATGGCTAAAAACAAATCCAATGCCTAATTTCAAAGGAACAAGATTCACGAATGCTCATGAAACAATGATATGGGCAAGCAAAAGCAAAGCATCGAAATATACATTTAACTATGATTCTATGAAGATAATCAATGACGATTCTCAAATGAGGAGCGACTGGGTTCTGCCAATATGTGCAGGAGCAGAAAGAGTTAAAAATCAAGCAGGGAAAACAGCTCATCCAACACAAAAGCCTGAGAGCTTACTTTATAGAATAATCATGGCATCAACAAACCCGGGAGATATAATTCTTGATCCATTTTTTGGAACAGGAACAAGTGGTGCCGTTGCTAAAAAATTAGGAAGAAACTTTATTGGTATAGATCAAGAGAAAGCTTATGTAGAATTAGCCACCGCTAGAATTGAATCTGTAGAGCCTATAAAAGAAGAAGAATTACTAAGACAACCTCTAAAAAGAAAAGAGCCTAAGGTTCCTTTTGGCATTTTATTGGAAGAGGGACTTTTGAAGCCAGGAATAACCTTATATTCTAATAAGAGAAAACACTCTGGGAAGCTTTTTGCTGACGGTTCATTGCTAGTAGAGTGCGAAAATGGAAAACTAAGAAGCTCTATACACAAAACAGGAGCATTCATACATGGCAAAACATCTTGTAATGGCTGGACATATTGGTATTATGAAGAGAACGGAAGACTGTACCCTATTGATAAACTAAGGCAAAAAATAAGAGATAGATTAAACGAAGAAATTAAAGATTAA
- a CDS encoding LemA family protein, whose amino-acid sequence MPILNILLIVGISFLIYGVAIYAVLSHLKTSSESLLNSLKSKFIKRSDSLEGLIKLIEPSLKKNDKTIKELKDFLSKKENDLLKQVLVQNNISKKVAEIFSKVSKDKDLNADKNFKRLKSSFEKDTKEIESVINKYNSISSSINEASEEFPKNIIFRVLKITKIEKINL is encoded by the coding sequence ATGCCAATATTGAACATACTATTAATAGTGGGGATATCTTTTTTAATATATGGAGTTGCTATATATGCAGTTTTAAGTCATCTGAAAACATCATCAGAGAGCTTGTTAAATTCTCTTAAAAGCAAATTTATTAAAAGGAGTGATTCACTAGAGGGGCTTATTAAATTAATAGAGCCATCTCTTAAGAAGAATGACAAAACGATTAAAGAATTAAAAGATTTCTTATCTAAAAAAGAAAACGACTTATTAAAGCAAGTATTGGTTCAAAATAATATATCTAAAAAAGTTGCTGAGATTTTTAGCAAAGTTTCAAAAGATAAAGATTTAAATGCAGATAAAAACTTTAAAAGGCTTAAGTCTTCTTTTGAAAAAGATACAAAAGAAATAGAAAGTGTTATCAATAAATATAACTCTATTTCATCTAGTATAAATGAGGCTTCAGAAGAATTTCCTAAAAACATTATTTTCAGAGTTCTAAAAATTACAAAGATTGAAAAGATTAATCTTTAA
- a CDS encoding prepilin-type N-terminal cleavage/methylation domain-containing protein: protein MIKRSNQKGVTLFEMILTVAIIAIIAIGIIILIAKQTDNVKNLLTSAKMTKLIEASNDYVIDNFAEIQRDLDTAKSTNSASGTNQHQASSDINGDGVIDENDKITIAALKIDIADLKAQGYLRNSFIEKTPWKTDLQVGVSFVGKENVIQLAVFNTNSDDITTINKNDIVSGIKDGMGAIWYGADSIMNFCKKTVEADGTETSNNCIRGMYSNWELKDPAVVFKGVFTPTPLTTDVIPLAVTFIDGNKLDRKSLYKNPVASHPEVNFVDSDLNFVPDEIDDVDADGKPIVKKEQGIFFNAMKNRDLNADGIKDFSGSNLTYKQEFADRNNDGIEEPITKAVLSLNSSNGESPYFSAEGGIITELDKTAGTSCLFDAANIYSDFGLIARASDGKLLKCISNRDTNDATAGTWKEFGDVNYLNNTDIELTKPTDNDTDFEFYDASLENASAVVIQIDKATVEHTHGTKSAVSFEIKDPISGLYRKLLDINIPASEPSDSYEFSGQGIFPIKEGKLTYKRVGDFTVSTPHNPSISPSGSTFTLTSINNTINVTKGANITLNVGIHCSLCAYPGAFIYQPASPSSICLGAGGQCTGITFTNISSSFNFSNTVWGFIPRVGRRSLGTIGANINVRNNNPGGGGGAGAADGIGAKIIGYIE, encoded by the coding sequence ATGATAAAAAGAAGTAACCAAAAAGGTGTAACACTGTTCGAAATGATTCTAACTGTAGCTATAATTGCAATTATAGCGATAGGTATAATCATATTAATAGCAAAACAAACAGATAATGTAAAAAATCTATTAACATCTGCTAAGATGACTAAGCTTATTGAAGCTTCAAATGATTATGTAATTGATAATTTCGCGGAAATTCAGAGAGATTTAGACACAGCCAAAAGCACTAACTCTGCATCTGGAACGAATCAACATCAAGCAAGTTCAGATATAAACGGCGATGGAGTTATTGATGAAAACGACAAAATAACAATTGCTGCTTTGAAAATTGATATTGCAGATTTAAAGGCTCAAGGATATTTGAGAAATAGCTTTATCGAGAAAACTCCTTGGAAAACAGACCTCCAAGTGGGAGTATCTTTCGTTGGTAAAGAGAATGTAATACAACTTGCAGTATTTAACACAAATAGTGATGATATAACAACTATAAATAAAAATGACATTGTTTCAGGAATTAAAGACGGTATGGGAGCTATTTGGTATGGAGCTGACTCAATTATGAATTTCTGTAAGAAAACAGTTGAAGCAGACGGAACAGAAACTAGCAACAACTGTATAAGAGGTATGTATAGCAATTGGGAGCTAAAAGATCCTGCCGTTGTTTTTAAAGGGGTATTTACTCCAACACCTTTAACTACTGATGTTATACCATTAGCTGTAACATTTATTGACGGAAATAAACTGGATCGAAAATCTCTATACAAAAATCCTGTAGCAAGTCATCCAGAGGTTAATTTTGTAGATTCAGATTTAAATTTTGTTCCTGATGAAATTGATGATGTTGATGCAGACGGAAAACCTATTGTAAAAAAAGAACAGGGTATATTCTTTAATGCAATGAAGAATAGAGATTTAAATGCAGATGGTATTAAAGATTTCTCTGGAAGTAACTTAACTTACAAACAAGAGTTTGCTGATAGAAATAATGACGGAATTGAAGAGCCAATCACTAAAGCGGTCTTATCTTTAAATAGTAGCAACGGAGAATCTCCTTATTTTTCTGCAGAAGGCGGAATTATAACAGAACTTGATAAAACTGCAGGAACAAGTTGCTTGTTTGATGCGGCAAACATTTATAGTGATTTTGGACTAATTGCACGAGCAAGCGATGGTAAGCTCTTAAAATGCATCTCAAATCGAGATACAAATGATGCAACAGCAGGAACTTGGAAAGAGTTTGGAGATGTAAATTATTTAAATAATACAGACATTGAGCTAACAAAGCCAACAGATAATGATACTGACTTCGAGTTTTACGATGCTAGTTTAGAGAATGCCTCAGCTGTAGTCATTCAAATAGATAAAGCGACAGTAGAACATACTCATGGTACAAAATCAGCTGTTTCTTTTGAGATTAAAGATCCTATTTCTGGACTTTATAGAAAGCTATTAGATATAAACATTCCTGCGAGTGAGCCAAGCGATAGCTATGAGTTCTCTGGACAAGGAATCTTTCCTATAAAAGAGGGAAAACTAACTTATAAAAGAGTCGGAGACTTCACTGTTAGCACTCCTCATAACCCTAGCATATCTCCTTCAGGTAGCACATTTACCTTAACATCTATTAACAATACTATAAATGTAACAAAAGGAGCTAACATAACATTAAATGTTGGAATACATTGTAGCTTATGTGCTTATCCAGGGGCTTTTATATATCAACCAGCTTCCCCAAGTAGTATATGCTTGGGTGCGGGCGGTCAATGTACAGGTATAACTTTTACAAACATCTCTTCGTCTTTTAATTTTTCAAATACTGTATGGGGTTTTATACCTCGCGTAGGAAGGAGAAGCTTAGGAACAATTGGAGCTAACATAAATGTAAGAAACAACAACCCTGGAGGCGGTGGGGGTGCTGGTGCTGCGGATGGAATTGGTGCAAAAATCATAGGTTATATAGAATAG
- a CDS encoding type II secretion system GspH family protein codes for MKKNKKQSGVVLLELIFATFLLALFLAGVAVLMQRKERILKNQSTSAYLNSVLKASETFLVENYETIFNDININVNGNFKEISIKDDLIDNGYLAKSFNNNQSPYKNVAEIRAIKNVDNIELFVTLPDTNDSKTFDDVRIASMAPSGSGGIYFTNTAPTNPCKDSSGNVTSCIQGILALWSYQPTADFTTAFTGFLPVEGESSVFLRSIIDNGNGSAFVYRKKIGSNLNNNSLNTNLNLTNFDVNSEEKDVSIFFNANIGADGKFSDGTQLIYTPGQDIKDENDIDGDGNTDEIIGYNHPTLTLQDKSNPTIGQPTLVSDGGLSTGLVIEKDSSGNYPSCEDSGILALNKNNNFLHCANSNWEEISKTAYIQESSIGNIPDSASSVVVLLRNSDTSKEYIVVLYKDLSNLPDDYTVVRYLGYLE; via the coding sequence ATGAAAAAGAATAAAAAACAATCAGGTGTAGTTCTATTAGAGTTAATTTTTGCTACATTTTTACTTGCTCTGTTTTTAGCAGGTGTAGCTGTTCTTATGCAAAGAAAAGAAAGAATCTTAAAGAATCAATCAACTTCTGCATATCTAAATTCTGTTTTAAAAGCTTCAGAGACTTTTTTAGTAGAAAACTATGAAACTATATTCAATGACATAAACATAAATGTTAATGGTAACTTCAAAGAAATTAGCATAAAAGATGATTTAATAGACAATGGTTATTTAGCAAAAAGCTTTAATAACAACCAATCTCCTTATAAAAATGTTGCAGAAATTAGAGCAATAAAAAATGTAGATAACATTGAGCTATTTGTTACCCTACCTGATACAAATGACTCTAAAACTTTTGACGATGTAAGAATTGCCTCAATGGCTCCTAGTGGTTCTGGAGGAATTTATTTCACAAATACAGCTCCTACAAATCCATGTAAAGATTCTTCAGGTAATGTAACTTCATGCATTCAAGGAATTTTAGCATTATGGTCATATCAACCAACTGCTGACTTCACAACTGCTTTCACAGGATTCCTGCCTGTTGAAGGGGAAAGCTCTGTATTCTTAAGATCTATTATTGATAACGGAAACGGAAGTGCTTTTGTTTACAGAAAAAAAATAGGTAGCAATCTAAATAATAATAGTTTAAACACAAACCTTAATTTAACAAACTTTGATGTAAACTCTGAGGAAAAAGATGTTAGTATATTCTTTAATGCTAACATTGGAGCAGATGGAAAGTTCTCTGATGGAACACAGCTAATTTATACTCCTGGGCAAGATATAAAAGATGAGAATGACATTGATGGCGACGGAAATACAGATGAAATAATTGGATATAATCATCCAACACTAACTCTACAAGATAAAAGCAATCCAACAATTGGTCAGCCAACTCTAGTTTCTGACGGGGGGCTTTCAACTGGTTTAGTAATAGAGAAAGACTCATCTGGAAATTACCCATCTTGTGAAGATTCTGGAATACTTGCTCTTAATAAGAATAATAATTTCTTGCACTGTGCAAATAGCAATTGGGAAGAAATTTCAAAGACTGCATATATACAAGAGTCCTCAATAGGTAACATACCAGACTCTGCATCATCAGTTGTTGTTCTATTAAGAAATAGCGATACATCAAAAGAGTATATTGTTGTATTATATAAAGATTTAAGTAATTTACCAGACGATTATACAGTTGTAAGATATTTAGGTTATTTAGAGTAG
- a CDS encoding prepilin-type N-terminal cleavage/methylation domain-containing protein has protein sequence MLKRNKQKGITLLELVLVLGLLGIVILILIKYINEKAKELKLQTTAHQMERTIDDSTDYVSSRFTKMYNDALANGGVITLDLDNVYTQESSDLLSYTGKSPYSSDYEAVVRIPYNTLNPVNLPEEKSLQIIIYAINDKSYITWLDSKNLSRIIKDAQGGIVYSPSSLVNPCTASTNFCISNPYGIWKIEDDLPIANTSITTRINDILAKIPVDRSPAIAIISNITESDAATKYLSQNENLDNRNENTMETDLNIDNSLTDASSIFFNAVPDTDINAEPNALQGSHLTYNEGLSSLQLDSDGNIITDNNGDNVLSKIGAPSLTFSSNKQNSAGEDEVPVFKSKGGFKTNFSAAEGTSCDLKKTQNVIAVDSATGELLRCYENENYKYNPDSDNDGNIDTPFVGDWRKIDWKKSMYFLSGPVPLLSDMIFTERTSAATCRQYAIDNGPLNPPWIYTCGGIWSFNTHKYSCNSPCRDRKLCPRIYEFSSARYNEKLTDKGLDSNNIKHLILETKSDINQSADIIVDGVTYNIFHSYDNNKTSQSIIPVPINQNIIVNVDEFINLDNDGNPLLEINVIGYIK, from the coding sequence ATGCTAAAAAGAAATAAGCAAAAAGGTATAACATTATTAGAATTAGTTCTAGTCTTAGGTTTATTAGGAATAGTTATTTTAATTTTAATAAAATACATAAATGAAAAAGCTAAAGAATTAAAGCTACAAACAACAGCTCATCAAATGGAAAGAACTATTGATGACTCAACTGACTATGTATCATCTAGATTTACTAAAATGTATAATGATGCTCTAGCAAACGGAGGAGTTATAACTCTAGATTTAGACAATGTTTATACTCAAGAGTCTTCAGATCTACTTTCTTATACAGGCAAGTCTCCTTACTCAAGTGATTATGAAGCGGTAGTGAGAATACCTTACAACACTTTAAACCCAGTAAATTTACCAGAAGAGAAAAGCTTGCAAATTATTATATATGCTATAAATGATAAGAGCTATATAACTTGGTTAGACTCTAAAAATTTAAGCAGAATTATAAAAGATGCTCAAGGAGGTATAGTTTATTCTCCTTCATCTCTTGTAAACCCTTGCACAGCATCAACGAACTTCTGCATCAGCAATCCTTATGGTATTTGGAAAATAGAAGATGATTTGCCAATAGCAAACACCTCTATAACAACAAGAATTAATGATATTTTAGCAAAAATACCTGTAGATAGATCTCCTGCTATAGCTATAATCAGCAACATAACAGAGAGCGATGCTGCAACTAAATACTTATCACAAAATGAAAATCTAGATAATAGAAATGAAAACACTATGGAAACAGATTTAAATATAGATAACTCTCTTACTGATGCCTCATCTATATTCTTTAATGCTGTTCCAGATACAGATATAAATGCAGAGCCAAATGCTCTACAAGGAAGCCACCTAACATATAATGAAGGGTTATCTTCTTTACAATTAGATAGCGATGGAAATATAATAACAGATAATAATGGTGATAATGTTTTGTCTAAAATAGGAGCACCTTCTTTAACATTTAGTAGTAATAAACAAAACTCTGCTGGAGAAGATGAAGTTCCTGTATTTAAATCAAAAGGTGGGTTTAAAACTAATTTCTCAGCAGCTGAAGGAACAAGCTGTGATTTAAAAAAGACTCAGAATGTAATTGCTGTTGACTCCGCAACTGGAGAGCTTTTAAGATGTTATGAAAATGAAAACTATAAATACAATCCAGATAGCGATAATGATGGAAATATTGATACTCCTTTCGTAGGTGATTGGAGAAAAATTGACTGGAAAAAATCAATGTATTTTTTAAGCGGTCCTGTACCTCTTCTTAGTGATATGATATTTACCGAAAGAACATCTGCAGCAACATGTAGACAATATGCTATAGATAACGGTCCTTTAAATCCTCCTTGGATTTATACCTGTGGAGGAATATGGAGCTTTAATACTCATAAATATAGCTGTAATTCCCCATGTAGAGATAGAAAATTATGTCCAAGAATTTATGAATTCTCTAGTGCAAGATATAATGAAAAATTAACAGATAAAGGTTTAGATTCTAATAATATAAAACACTTAATATTAGAAACAAAATCTGATATTAACCAATCAGCTGATATAATAGTTGATGGAGTTACTTATAATATATTTCATTCCTATGATAATAACAAAACATCCCAAAGTATAATTCCTGTTCCTATAAATCAAAATATAATTGTTAATGTTGATGAATTTATAAATTTAGATAACGATGGTAACCCTTTGTTAGAAATCAATGTAATTGGATACATCAAATAG
- a CDS encoding cell division protein ZapA produces MPNINVSINGRSFSVSCQPGEESRVQDLANYVDEKTRIVTRAGTGISEAQVLMLSCLLLADEVKSGKTNSLNEDEIMARIEKISVKVKALSNK; encoded by the coding sequence ATGCCTAATATAAATGTAAGTATCAATGGTAGGTCTTTCTCTGTTTCTTGCCAGCCAGGAGAAGAATCTCGAGTGCAAGACTTGGCTAATTATGTTGATGAAAAAACCAGAATTGTTACTAGAGCTGGTACAGGTATATCAGAAGCTCAAGTTTTAATGCTTTCTTGTTTGCTTTTAGCAGATGAGGTTAAAAGTGGAAAGACAAATTCTTTAAATGAAGACGAAATTATGGCTAGAATTGAAAAGATAAGTGTTAAAGTCAAAGCATTGTCCAATAAATAG
- a CDS encoding recombination regulator RecX, giving the protein MNKTRNKKPKKITPRYLENYALYYLERFSSSSENLRRVIMTKIIRSCKFYEDDNIEEKKEWLNELIDKLQRIGYLNDEMYTNMKARSLRYSGNSKRKIAYKLRQKGLSEEMINKSIQKADKDLYDSDEGELETAIKYAKKKRIGRFRTKEINEKTKEKELASMARAGFSYDIAKKALEEE; this is encoded by the coding sequence ATGAATAAAACCAGAAATAAAAAACCTAAAAAAATAACTCCAAGATACCTAGAGAACTATGCTCTATATTATCTAGAACGGTTCTCCAGCTCTTCAGAAAACCTTAGAAGAGTCATAATGACTAAAATTATAAGATCTTGTAAGTTCTATGAAGATGATAATATTGAGGAAAAAAAAGAATGGTTAAATGAGCTAATAGATAAATTACAACGAATCGGATATTTAAACGATGAAATGTACACAAACATGAAAGCTAGAAGCTTAAGGTATTCAGGAAATTCAAAAAGAAAAATTGCATATAAGCTTCGACAAAAAGGTTTAAGCGAGGAAATGATTAATAAATCTATACAAAAAGCAGATAAAGATTTATACGATTCAGATGAAGGAGAGCTTGAAACAGCTATAAAATATGCTAAGAAAAAACGAATCGGAAGATTTAGAACGAAAGAGATTAACGAAAAAACAAAAGAAAAAGAACTAGCTTCAATGGCTCGAGCTGGTTTCAGTTATGATATTGCAAAAAAAGCTTTAGAGGAGGAATAA
- a CDS encoding ribonuclease HII — MPDLSIENKYSEQVVCGVDEVGRGCLAGDVYAAAVIIPNSFPDDILKQLKDSKKLSAKKRETLSQEIKKHAIFSIEKSTVEEIDSTNILNAALLAMERAIKGLNKKPDVCLIDGNKSPNLPEFTVETVIKGDSLSCSIAAASIIAKVERDRVMTELASKHPYYMWENNAGYGTKAHLKAIKEHGITSKHRKSFSPCK, encoded by the coding sequence ATGCCAGATTTATCTATAGAAAATAAATACTCTGAGCAAGTGGTTTGTGGAGTAGATGAAGTAGGAAGAGGTTGTTTAGCAGGAGATGTATATGCAGCTGCTGTAATAATACCAAATAGCTTTCCAGACGATATACTCAAACAATTAAAAGATAGTAAAAAGTTAAGTGCTAAAAAAAGAGAAACTCTTTCTCAAGAGATAAAGAAACATGCTATATTTAGTATTGAAAAGTCAACAGTAGAAGAAATCGATTCGACAAACATTCTAAATGCAGCACTATTAGCTATGGAAAGAGCTATAAAAGGGTTAAACAAAAAGCCTGATGTTTGTCTTATAGATGGAAATAAGTCTCCAAATTTGCCCGAATTTACAGTCGAGACAGTAATAAAAGGCGATTCTCTTTCATGCTCTATTGCAGCAGCATCAATTATTGCAAAAGTAGAACGAGATAGAGTAATGACAGAGCTAGCATCAAAGCACCCTTATTACATGTGGGAAAATAATGCAGGATATGGAACTAAAGCTCATTTAAAAGCAATAAAAGAACACGGTATCACTTCAAAACACAGAAAAAGTTTCTCTCCATGCAAATAA
- a CDS encoding DUF192 domain-containing protein, producing MKLLKIIFIMLVCLACCSNRRPKFDTGFINFNKNITIKAEIARTDEQKKYGLMFLKNIPEKYGMVFKYDKEKYISMWMKNTYIPLDIFFINKDGIISQIEKNNTPLSLKHIRSKEKSLYVIETKSGFANKFDIKVGDKAYILKN from the coding sequence ATGAAATTATTAAAGATTATATTTATAATGCTCGTGTGTTTAGCTTGTTGCTCAAACAGAAGACCTAAATTTGATACAGGCTTTATAAACTTTAACAAAAACATAACCATAAAAGCAGAAATAGCAAGAACAGATGAACAAAAGAAATATGGCTTAATGTTCTTAAAGAATATTCCTGAGAAATATGGAATGGTATTTAAATATGATAAAGAAAAATATATATCTATGTGGATGAAAAACACATATATTCCTCTGGACATATTCTTTATAAATAAAGATGGTATAATTTCTCAAATAGAAAAAAATAATACCCCTCTGTCTTTAAAACACATAAGATCAAAAGAAAAATCTTTATATGTAATTGAGACAAAATCTGGATTCGCTAATAAGTTTGATATAAAAGTTGGCGATAAAGCTTATATTTTAAAGAATTAA
- a CDS encoding dienelactone hydrolase family protein, whose product MINKYSIIEPKGKPESLVVFLHGLGSNKDDLIALGDIFSTALPNAIFVSPNACQDCEFVPNGYQWFQLYNCDMEGINNCDSSKLDMKRLKKEVSESISELNQFIDSIMKEKQIPAENLYLVGFSQGATMSVYTAINRETPVKAVLAYSGILFDNEISKIKSKPKIVGLSHGKLDDVVSFNWHKQNIDSLVKHNIEYKELVSDFAFHEIPEKAIAFGLNILKESI is encoded by the coding sequence ATGATAAATAAATATTCAATAATAGAACCAAAAGGGAAACCTGAAAGCTTAGTAGTTTTTTTACATGGTCTTGGCTCAAATAAAGATGATTTAATAGCTTTGGGAGATATATTCTCAACAGCATTACCAAATGCAATTTTTGTCTCTCCAAATGCTTGTCAAGATTGTGAGTTTGTTCCAAATGGATACCAGTGGTTCCAATTATATAACTGTGATATGGAAGGCATAAATAACTGTGATAGTTCTAAATTAGACATGAAAAGACTGAAAAAAGAAGTATCAGAATCAATTTCAGAATTAAATCAATTTATTGACAGTATTATGAAAGAAAAGCAAATACCGGCGGAAAATTTATATCTAGTAGGATTTTCTCAAGGTGCAACCATGTCCGTTTACACTGCTATTAACAGAGAGACCCCAGTAAAAGCTGTTTTAGCATATTCAGGAATCTTATTTGATAACGAAATAAGTAAAATAAAATCAAAACCTAAGATTGTAGGATTGTCGCATGGTAAGCTAGATGATGTTGTATCATTTAACTGGCATAAACAAAACATTGACAGCTTAGTAAAACATAATATAGAATATAAAGAGCTCGTTTCAGATTTTGCATTTCATGAAATACCTGAAAAAGCAATTGCATTTGGATTAAATATATTAAAGGAAAGTATCTAA
- the rnhA gene encoding ribonuclease HI — MKKVEIFTDGACSGNPGPGGWGAILRYGSKEKEMSGGQKETTNNQMELKATIESLKALKKPCEVDITTDSSYVKNGITQWIFNWKKNDWKTANKKPVKNKELWQELDDQVKIHKVSWHWVKGHAGHPENERADALAVAEVQKIKDN; from the coding sequence GTGAAAAAAGTTGAAATTTTTACAGATGGTGCCTGCTCTGGGAATCCTGGCCCAGGAGGTTGGGGAGCTATTCTTAGATACGGCTCTAAAGAAAAAGAAATGTCTGGTGGACAAAAAGAAACTACAAACAATCAAATGGAGCTTAAAGCAACAATCGAATCGCTAAAAGCTTTAAAGAAGCCTTGTGAAGTAGATATAACTACAGATAGTTCTTATGTTAAAAATGGTATTACTCAATGGATATTTAACTGGAAGAAAAACGATTGGAAGACCGCTAACAAGAAACCTGTAAAAAACAAAGAATTATGGCAAGAACTAGATGACCAGGTTAAAATTCATAAAGTCAGTTGGCATTGGGTCAAGGGTCATGCAGGTCATCCTGAGAACGAAAGAGCTGATGCTCTTGCTGTAGCTGAAGTGCAAAAAATTAAAGATAATTAA
- the rpsU gene encoding 30S ribosomal protein S21 → MVQVNVRENNVEQALRSLKKKLSREGIFNEMKKRRHYTKPSVKKAEAKDEAIRRIRKLERKRRASE, encoded by the coding sequence ATGGTACAAGTTAATGTTAGAGAAAACAATGTTGAACAAGCATTAAGATCTTTGAAGAAAAAACTTAGTCGTGAAGGAATCTTCAACGAAATGAAAAAAAGAAGACATTATACAAAACCTTCTGTGAAAAAAGCTGAAGCTAAAGACGAAGCGATTCGTAGAATCAGAAAGCTTGAAAGAAAAAGAAGAGCATCTGAATAA
- a CDS encoding cytidine/deoxycytidylate deaminase family protein encodes MSDKYIRPTWDEYFFEVVEAVSKRGSCDRGRTGCVIVKDKQILSTGYVGAPSGLPDCSEAGHLLKKVTHEDGKTTQHCMRTVHAEQNAICQAAKKGIALEGSTMYCKLAPCRACAMMIIQVGIKKVYAAKAYHAGSEAIEMLKSAGVEFKVLDDTVQKYDNQ; translated from the coding sequence ATGTCAGATAAATATATAAGACCAACTTGGGATGAGTACTTTTTTGAGGTTGTAGAAGCTGTTTCAAAGAGAGGCTCTTGTGATAGAGGAAGAACAGGATGTGTTATTGTAAAAGATAAGCAGATTCTTTCTACAGGCTATGTTGGAGCCCCATCTGGATTGCCAGATTGTTCAGAAGCTGGGCACTTATTAAAAAAAGTTACACATGAAGATGGAAAGACAACACAGCATTGTATGAGAACAGTTCATGCAGAGCAAAATGCTATTTGTCAGGCTGCTAAAAAGGGTATTGCTCTTGAAGGTTCTACAATGTATTGTAAGTTAGCTCCATGTAGAGCTTGTGCAATGATGATTATACAGGTTGGTATAAAGAAGGTTTATGCTGCAAAAGCTTATCATGCTGGCAGTGAGGCAATTGAAATGCTTAAAAGTGCCGGTGTTGAGTTTAAAGTTTTAGATGATACTGTGCAAAAATATGATAATCAATAA